The proteins below come from a single Chitinophaga pinensis DSM 2588 genomic window:
- a CDS encoding acyl-CoA reductase translates to MSSIEKVAALVRLGQYLSGDDPALQAVKDRAFQANGWFTHEFIDLSLQNICRYYLDETRLNSWLAGYPAPAVNPRSVGIVAAGNIPLVGFHDWLCGFLSGHQVRLKLSTKDVVLMQHVIDKISEWYPQYAKQTLVQEMLKNCDAYIATGSNNSARYFEYYFAQYPHIIRRNRTSVAILDGTETAEELEALADDVMLYFGLGCRNVTKIFVPDEYNFEALIKGLRKYTYLADHHKYKNNYDYNLALILLNSGLYMANDNIILQESASLFSPLSVLHYSHYADKKVLTEELKANNDLQCIVGHGFTPFGTAQQPSLSDFADGVDTMQFLTSL, encoded by the coding sequence ATGAGCAGTATAGAAAAAGTAGCAGCCCTTGTACGTTTGGGTCAGTACCTGTCAGGCGACGATCCTGCGTTACAGGCTGTGAAAGACAGGGCATTTCAGGCTAACGGATGGTTTACCCACGAATTCATAGACCTATCCCTGCAAAATATTTGCCGCTATTATCTGGACGAAACCCGGCTTAACAGCTGGCTCGCGGGTTATCCTGCTCCGGCGGTCAATCCCCGTTCAGTCGGTATCGTAGCAGCCGGTAATATTCCGCTGGTAGGTTTCCATGACTGGTTATGCGGCTTCCTGAGCGGCCATCAGGTACGCCTGAAACTGTCTACCAAAGATGTTGTGCTGATGCAGCATGTCATTGATAAGATCAGCGAATGGTATCCGCAATATGCAAAGCAGACACTTGTACAGGAAATGCTGAAGAATTGTGATGCCTATATTGCGACAGGTAGCAACAACTCCGCACGGTACTTTGAATATTACTTTGCACAATATCCGCATATCATCCGTCGCAACCGTACCTCCGTGGCAATCCTGGACGGAACGGAAACAGCAGAGGAACTGGAAGCACTGGCAGATGATGTCATGCTGTATTTCGGACTGGGATGCAGAAACGTAACAAAGATCTTCGTACCGGATGAATATAATTTCGAAGCCCTGATCAAAGGACTGCGGAAGTATACCTATCTCGCAGATCATCATAAGTACAAGAATAACTACGATTATAACCTTGCCCTGATCCTGCTGAACAGCGGACTATACATGGCAAACGACAATATCATTTTACAGGAATCTGCTTCCCTTTTCTCTCCGCTCAGCGTACTACATTACAGCCATTATGCAGATAAAAAAGTGCTGACCGAAGAACTGAAAGCCAATAATGACCTGCAATGTATCGTAGGACATGGCTTTACTCCTTTCGGTACCGCACAACAACCCAGCCTTTCCGATTTCGCGGATGGAGTGGACACCATGCAGTTCCTGACAAGTTTATAA
- a CDS encoding PASTA domain-containing protein, with amino-acid sequence MFNSITKRSFGFNLLVIIGIFAVLGLLFFSLLGIITKHGDTLTVPDVYKKNIQEATMILEKEGFSVDVRDSIYVDSLPGLAVWEQTPARGSVVKVGRTIYLTVNKVIPPMVQMPDLTGLTFRSAEMTLHSLRLNVGDTIYKPDFATNTVLQQLLNGKTVKPGRDIPEGSNITLVLSSGTGNTENPVPDLTGMTYLEAKETLSASNLGLGTVIIDPSVTDTANAFVVKQIPLRKNPLNETNMIRAGESIDIWLSNTRPEKDSGVAPPAPADEQH; translated from the coding sequence GTGTTCAATTCAATAACTAAACGCTCCTTCGGCTTTAATCTGCTGGTTATCATAGGGATCTTTGCCGTTCTGGGGTTGCTTTTCTTTTCATTACTGGGAATTATTACAAAACACGGGGATACCCTTACCGTACCTGACGTTTATAAGAAAAATATACAGGAAGCCACTATGATCCTTGAAAAAGAAGGATTCAGCGTGGACGTGAGAGATTCAATCTATGTTGACAGTCTTCCGGGCCTGGCCGTATGGGAACAGACACCTGCCAGAGGATCTGTTGTAAAAGTTGGTCGTACCATCTACCTGACCGTTAACAAAGTAATACCGCCAATGGTACAGATGCCTGATCTGACCGGTCTGACCTTCCGCAGTGCTGAAATGACCCTGCATAGTCTCAGACTCAACGTTGGTGATACCATCTACAAACCTGACTTCGCTACCAATACTGTATTACAGCAGCTGCTCAACGGCAAAACCGTTAAGCCTGGCAGAGATATTCCTGAAGGTAGCAATATCACCCTCGTACTGAGCAGCGGTACTGGTAACACTGAAAACCCTGTTCCGGACCTGACCGGTATGACTTACCTGGAAGCAAAAGAGACACTGAGCGCCAGCAACCTGGGCCTGGGTACAGTCATCATAGATCCTTCTGTGACCGATACTGCGAATGCCTTCGTGGTAAAACAGATCCCGCTGCGCAAAAACCCCCTGAACGAAACAAATATGATCCGTGCAGGTGAGAGCATCGATATCTGGTTGTCCAACACCCGTCCTGAAAAGGATAGTGGTGTAGCACCGCCTGCTCCGGCAGACGAACAGCATTAA
- a CDS encoding 4Fe-4S dicluster domain-containing protein, with protein MAIKITDECINCGACEPECPNNAIYEGGVEWAMADGTSIKGGFVMMDGSTIDADQRNAPIAVDSYYIVPNKCTECQGFHEEPQCAAVCPVDCCVPDEMYQETVDDLLAKKEKLHM; from the coding sequence ATGGCAATCAAGATAACAGACGAATGTATTAATTGTGGTGCTTGTGAACCTGAATGTCCTAATAACGCTATTTATGAGGGTGGTGTTGAATGGGCGATGGCTGATGGTACCTCTATTAAAGGCGGTTTCGTGATGATGGACGGCTCTACTATCGATGCTGACCAGCGTAATGCGCCAATTGCTGTAGACAGTTATTACATCGTTCCAAACAAATGTACAGAATGCCAGGGCTTCCATGAAGAGCCTCAGTGTGCGGCTGTTTGTCCGGTAGATTGCTGTGTTCCTGACGAAATGTACCAGGAAACAGTAGATGATCTGCTGGCTAAGAAAGAAAAATTACATATGTAA
- a CDS encoding histidine kinase: MPKVRYIFLWWMLMVLSTGYHAVAQGLMIRNYNVKDGLANATVYAAVQDKEGFIWFATPTGVSKFDGKRFRNYSKKDGLTDNDVVKLSADSKGRVWFSTLNGQPSFYWNSTIHTGQNDSSLHVDARGQYMQFMFEDYAGFIWFLNTDNRIIQYSGRKTTYDKLGAQRTDLFYFLRNDTIFKPLQPYFNMVNLRDSYNPDQHILSACNFPMERAAAERARSYPVIIVDNNLYTYSNKEAICFFNGDDWGIREEISNICVDNDNLWIGTPRALYYLKGFFKGERKPVKLLQNHYITSLLKDRDGNIWITTFGDGVYNIPYKNFYFNYLDNTNGLYSHSIFSIAKDPNTGTLLVGQNAGVLNTIDKNNKIRQFNLDTTSGRNSIVSILPYKPNEMLIGADNGLFVFNTLKQKASLLKPIKTLKDVDIAPGGKVRLVTKDQVITDDYSVGVEDDLITSITSINDSAYYVGTNAGLLYGNDALRTLRIPGEDSALHRSIKDLKWIDGNLWIGTSDNGLYVLHNNKVIKHLSTADKLVSDICQQLYYDGIGRLYVSTNKGVSVIDVKTQSLIRNITSNDGLMSDDTRGVYYQQGILYIATSNGLSYFQDDKMPLDTVPPAIYLNHVRYGDSTYLPGKQFVLLYQRKASFEVEFGAIAYDLPDLVEYQYNFSSDTSSGWITTMSNIVPFPDLQPDTYQLQIRARKYRSNWSQPVSITVTILPRWYQQWWARGILILLGLTLVAFVLRDVIRRIQRAEMRKTEYNRRIAELEAKALTNQMNPHFIFNSLNSVQHLIMEKEEKQALNFLADFATLMRQMLNNSRKSHISLEEEIAFLTRYIELEKIRFANVFTYQFILQDDLKDYTIYIPPMIIQPIVENAIKHGLAPKNGSGRLEMKLVLREDMLYCSVDDDGIGWERANEIKSGRLIKHESTALSVIRERLQIIKSFNGNVGKLEIIDKFKSGFGNKEGTLVEILIPIVKML; encoded by the coding sequence ATGCCTAAGGTCCGTTATATATTCTTATGGTGGATGTTAATGGTCCTGAGTACAGGTTACCATGCTGTTGCTCAGGGACTGATGATCCGTAACTATAACGTAAAGGATGGCCTGGCGAATGCCACTGTCTATGCGGCAGTACAGGATAAGGAAGGATTTATCTGGTTTGCTACCCCCACCGGCGTCAGTAAATTTGACGGAAAACGCTTTCGCAATTATTCTAAAAAAGACGGCCTCACCGACAATGACGTCGTAAAACTCTCTGCGGATTCCAAAGGGCGTGTCTGGTTTTCAACGCTTAACGGACAACCCTCTTTCTACTGGAATTCTACTATTCACACCGGACAGAATGACTCGTCCCTGCACGTGGATGCCCGCGGACAGTACATGCAGTTCATGTTTGAAGATTATGCCGGCTTTATCTGGTTCCTTAATACAGACAACAGGATCATCCAGTATAGCGGCAGAAAGACCACCTACGATAAACTAGGTGCGCAACGTACGGACCTTTTCTATTTTCTCCGGAACGATACCATCTTCAAGCCCTTGCAGCCATACTTTAATATGGTCAACCTCAGAGACAGTTACAACCCGGATCAACATATTCTCAGCGCCTGTAATTTTCCGATGGAACGTGCAGCTGCAGAAAGAGCCCGTTCTTATCCCGTGATCATTGTTGACAATAATCTTTATACCTACAGCAACAAGGAAGCTATCTGCTTTTTTAATGGTGATGACTGGGGTATCCGGGAAGAGATCAGTAATATCTGTGTCGACAATGACAACCTCTGGATCGGTACACCCCGTGCCCTGTATTATCTGAAAGGGTTTTTTAAGGGAGAAAGAAAACCGGTCAAATTACTGCAGAACCACTATATCACCTCATTGCTGAAAGATCGGGATGGCAACATCTGGATCACTACGTTCGGAGACGGTGTATACAATATCCCCTACAAGAATTTTTACTTCAATTACCTGGACAATACCAACGGACTGTACTCGCACTCCATTTTCAGTATTGCCAAAGACCCGAATACCGGAACGCTGCTGGTAGGCCAGAATGCGGGGGTACTTAATACTATCGACAAGAATAATAAGATACGTCAGTTTAACCTCGATACCACCAGCGGGCGTAATAGTATTGTCAGTATACTGCCCTATAAGCCCAATGAAATGCTCATTGGGGCAGACAACGGTCTTTTCGTTTTCAATACACTCAAACAGAAAGCATCGCTGCTGAAACCTATAAAGACATTAAAAGATGTAGATATCGCTCCCGGAGGCAAGGTTAGGCTAGTGACCAAAGACCAGGTGATCACAGATGATTATAGCGTAGGGGTGGAGGATGACCTGATTACTTCTATTACCAGTATTAATGATTCTGCTTATTATGTAGGTACAAATGCCGGTTTGCTGTACGGGAATGATGCATTACGCACCTTACGTATACCCGGAGAAGATTCTGCCCTGCACAGGAGTATTAAAGATCTGAAGTGGATTGATGGTAACCTCTGGATCGGCACCAGCGACAATGGCTTGTACGTACTCCACAACAACAAAGTGATCAAACATCTGAGTACTGCGGATAAACTGGTCAGCGATATCTGCCAGCAGCTGTATTATGATGGTATCGGCCGGCTGTATGTTTCGACCAACAAGGGTGTTTCTGTCATTGATGTCAAAACCCAGTCACTGATCCGGAATATTACTTCGAATGATGGCCTGATGAGTGATGATACCCGTGGGGTGTATTACCAGCAGGGTATCTTATATATAGCCACATCCAACGGCCTCAGTTATTTCCAGGATGATAAGATGCCTCTGGACACAGTACCACCAGCTATTTACCTGAATCATGTACGTTACGGTGACAGCACCTATCTGCCAGGGAAACAGTTTGTGCTGCTGTATCAGCGTAAGGCGTCTTTTGAGGTAGAATTCGGGGCGATCGCCTATGATCTGCCTGACCTCGTTGAGTACCAGTACAACTTTTCCAGCGATACCTCCAGCGGATGGATCACGACAATGTCCAATATCGTACCTTTCCCCGACCTGCAACCAGATACGTATCAGTTGCAGATCAGGGCCAGAAAATACAGGAGCAACTGGAGCCAGCCGGTAAGCATCACGGTAACGATACTACCACGGTGGTACCAGCAGTGGTGGGCGAGAGGGATACTCATTCTCCTCGGACTGACACTGGTAGCTTTCGTACTGAGAGATGTGATCAGAAGGATCCAGCGGGCAGAAATGCGGAAGACTGAGTACAACCGGCGGATTGCTGAACTGGAAGCCAAAGCCCTGACCAATCAGATGAACCCTCACTTTATCTTCAACTCCCTGAATTCAGTGCAACACCTGATCATGGAAAAAGAAGAGAAACAGGCGCTCAACTTCCTGGCAGACTTTGCCACCCTGATGCGGCAGATGCTGAACAATTCCAGGAAGTCGCATATTTCCCTGGAAGAAGAGATCGCTTTCCTGACCCGGTATATCGAGCTGGAAAAGATCCGGTTTGCGAATGTGTTCACTTACCAGTTTATTTTACAGGATGACCTGAAAGATTATACGATCTATATACCTCCTATGATTATTCAACCCATTGTGGAAAATGCTATTAAACATGGACTGGCGCCTAAAAACGGCAGCGGCAGACTGGAAATGAAACTGGTGCTCCGGGAGGATATGTTATACTGCTCCGTGGACGACGATGGGATAGGTTGGGAACGTGCCAATGAGATCAAAAGTGGCCGTCTGATAAAGCACGAATCCACCGCTTTGAGTGTGATTAGGGAAAGGTTGCAGATTATAAAATCTTTTAATGGAAATGTTGGAAAGTTAGAAATAATTGATAAATTTAAGTCTGGTTTCGGCAATAAGGAGGGTACCCTGGTTGAAATACTGATTCCCATTGTTAAGATGTTATGA
- a CDS encoding D-alanine--D-alanine ligase, which produces MKKNIALVAGGYSGEYVISVQSAAVIEKHLDSSKYNVYKISVTRDGWNYTGSDGQLIAVDRNDFTLTINGNKVIFDAVFIGIHGTPGEDGRLQGYFEMLGIPFTSCGMVTSALTFNKSYCNKVVASLGVVNVSKSVHIFKDQPFDIQAILQELKLPVFVKPAEGGSSIGMSKVNTAEELAPAIEKAFNEDVQILIEEFVKGREITCGLYRSNGAFTVLPVTEIISSKEFFDYEAKYTPGVSREVTPAEAPNEIVNQIQETAKKLYNKLNCRGIVRMDFIWEEASNRLFFLEVNTMPGQSENSIVPQQVRAAGKTLQEFYGTLIEECLRK; this is translated from the coding sequence ATGAAAAAGAACATCGCCCTGGTAGCCGGTGGATACTCCGGTGAATATGTAATTTCAGTTCAAAGTGCAGCCGTAATAGAGAAACATCTTGACAGCAGCAAGTATAATGTCTATAAGATCTCTGTTACCCGCGATGGATGGAACTACACAGGTTCCGATGGTCAGCTGATCGCAGTAGACAGGAACGATTTTACATTGACTATCAATGGGAATAAGGTGATATTCGACGCTGTTTTCATCGGTATACATGGTACGCCGGGTGAAGATGGCCGTCTGCAGGGATATTTTGAAATGCTTGGCATTCCATTCACCAGCTGTGGAATGGTTACGTCGGCCCTGACATTCAACAAGAGCTACTGTAACAAGGTAGTCGCTTCTCTTGGTGTTGTAAATGTTTCAAAATCAGTACATATTTTCAAAGATCAGCCTTTTGATATCCAGGCTATCCTCCAGGAACTGAAACTGCCCGTGTTTGTGAAACCGGCAGAAGGTGGCAGCAGCATCGGGATGTCCAAAGTGAACACGGCAGAAGAACTGGCGCCGGCTATTGAAAAAGCCTTTAATGAAGATGTACAGATCCTTATAGAAGAGTTTGTGAAAGGCAGAGAGATCACCTGTGGTCTCTACAGATCAAATGGTGCATTTACCGTACTGCCTGTAACCGAAATCATCAGCAGCAAAGAATTCTTCGATTACGAAGCGAAATATACCCCGGGTGTATCCAGAGAGGTAACGCCTGCGGAAGCGCCAAATGAAATAGTGAACCAGATTCAGGAGACTGCTAAAAAGCTGTATAATAAACTGAACTGCCGTGGTATTGTGAGAATGGACTTCATCTGGGAAGAAGCCAGCAACCGTTTGTTCTTCCTGGAAGTGAATACGATGCCGGGACAGTCTGAAAACAGCATCGTTCCTCAGCAGGTAAGAGCCGCTGGTAAAACCCTGCAGGAGTTTTACGGCACATTAATTGAAGAATGCCTGAGGAAATAA
- a CDS encoding FAD-dependent oxidoreductase, with product MKHIWLICFCSLLTFADTIAQTTTETDIVIYGGTSAAITAAVQACRMHRSVVVVSPDQHLGGLSAGGLGFTDTGNKEVIGGLAREFYHRIYMHYQQPASWNWQEQSAYGNKGQGTPAIDGTDRTMWIFEPHAAEKVFEDFVKEYKIKIYRNEWLDRKAGVTKKGQQITAITTLSGKTFKGKMFIDATYEGDLMAVAGISYSVGREARNEFNETWAGVQTDVFQHGHHFKKPVSAYKIPGDRNSGLLPLISDQAPGEKGSGDKRIQAYCFRLCLTDLPANRIPFTRPADYDATQYALLLRVFETGWNEVFNKFDPIPNHKTDVNNHGPFSMDYIGMNYDYPDASYERRKEIIAAHKVYQQGLLYFIATDPRVPDSIRLRMAKWGLSRDEFKDNGNWPHQLYIREARRMKGLETMTENEVLGRNKVSNAIGMGSYTLDSHNAQRYVKEDGTVQNEGDIGVEIPVPYRISYGSIVPKKEECTNLLAPVCLSCTHIAYGSVRMEPVFMILGQSAATAAIQAIDNKKAIQDISYEQLKTQLQKDKQRL from the coding sequence ATGAAGCATATATGGCTCATTTGTTTCTGCTCCCTATTGACTTTCGCTGACACCATCGCCCAGACAACCACCGAAACCGATATCGTCATCTATGGCGGTACATCTGCTGCTATTACGGCCGCCGTACAAGCCTGCAGAATGCACAGATCTGTGGTAGTGGTATCGCCCGACCAACATCTCGGCGGACTATCAGCCGGCGGCCTTGGTTTCACTGATACCGGGAATAAAGAGGTCATCGGCGGACTTGCCCGTGAGTTTTATCATCGCATTTATATGCATTATCAGCAGCCCGCTTCCTGGAACTGGCAGGAACAATCCGCTTATGGAAACAAAGGCCAGGGAACACCCGCTATTGATGGTACAGACCGCACGATGTGGATCTTTGAACCTCATGCGGCAGAAAAGGTATTTGAAGACTTTGTAAAGGAATATAAGATTAAGATCTACCGCAATGAATGGCTGGACAGGAAAGCTGGTGTCACGAAAAAAGGACAGCAGATTACCGCTATTACAACACTCAGCGGTAAAACTTTTAAAGGAAAAATGTTCATAGATGCAACCTATGAAGGTGATCTGATGGCGGTTGCCGGCATCTCTTATAGTGTGGGCCGTGAAGCGCGTAATGAATTCAATGAAACCTGGGCAGGTGTGCAGACAGACGTCTTTCAGCATGGACATCATTTTAAGAAACCAGTTAGCGCATATAAGATACCCGGGGACCGTAATAGTGGATTACTACCACTGATTTCTGACCAGGCGCCTGGTGAAAAGGGGAGTGGCGATAAGAGGATACAGGCGTATTGCTTTCGTTTATGTCTGACTGATTTACCGGCGAACCGTATTCCATTCACGCGTCCTGCAGACTACGATGCTACACAGTATGCATTGTTGCTGCGCGTATTTGAAACGGGCTGGAATGAAGTCTTCAACAAATTTGATCCCATTCCCAATCATAAGACGGATGTCAATAACCATGGTCCATTTAGTATGGATTACATTGGTATGAACTATGATTATCCGGATGCTTCTTATGAGAGAAGAAAGGAGATTATAGCAGCGCATAAAGTTTATCAGCAGGGATTATTATATTTTATTGCGACAGATCCGCGTGTACCGGATAGCATCCGCCTACGTATGGCGAAATGGGGCCTTTCCCGTGACGAATTCAAAGATAATGGTAACTGGCCTCATCAACTGTATATCCGCGAAGCCAGACGTATGAAAGGGCTGGAGACGATGACGGAAAATGAAGTGTTAGGCAGGAACAAAGTATCCAACGCGATCGGTATGGGTTCTTATACGCTTGATTCGCACAATGCGCAGCGTTATGTAAAAGAAGATGGTACTGTACAGAATGAAGGCGATATTGGTGTAGAAATACCTGTTCCTTACCGTATCAGCTATGGTTCCATTGTACCGAAAAAGGAGGAATGTACTAATCTATTGGCGCCGGTATGTCTTTCCTGTACACACATTGCTTATGGCTCTGTACGGATGGAACCTGTGTTCATGATTCTCGGACAAAGCGCTGCTACTGCCGCCATCCAGGCCATTGACAATAAAAAAGCCATACAGGATATCAGTTATGAACAATTAAAGACACAGTTGCAAAAGGATAAGCAGCGCTTATAA
- a CDS encoding LytR/AlgR family response regulator transcription factor: MSNIKAAIVDDEVRNIHILRNILENYCKDVTVAGEAQNIHDAAEMIKNTQIDVLFLDIEMPPHNGFQLLEMFPVLNFEVIFITAFQEYALQAIKFAALDYLLKPIKVSEVEDALEKVKKSKKGRLNELASILKDYVKNNDNAFSKIVIPVNDGYNVIDLKDIIYCEAFDSYTKIQLINNVSHLISKSLKEYEEMLSDKGFYRVHKSFLINIHHIVKIIKGLGTAVVMSDQKNIPISSRKKDEFFAQLKGVINL; this comes from the coding sequence ATGAGTAATATTAAAGCTGCGATCGTAGACGATGAAGTCCGCAACATCCATATTTTGCGAAATATTCTGGAGAATTACTGTAAAGATGTTACGGTAGCGGGAGAGGCGCAGAACATTCATGACGCGGCGGAAATGATTAAAAATACCCAGATCGACGTACTGTTTCTGGATATTGAAATGCCGCCCCATAATGGTTTCCAGTTACTGGAAATGTTCCCTGTCCTGAATTTCGAAGTCATCTTCATTACAGCCTTTCAGGAATATGCATTGCAGGCGATCAAATTTGCTGCATTAGACTATCTGCTCAAACCTATCAAGGTTAGTGAGGTGGAAGATGCTTTGGAAAAAGTAAAGAAGAGCAAAAAAGGACGCCTCAACGAACTTGCTTCTATCCTGAAGGATTACGTTAAGAACAATGATAACGCTTTCTCCAAGATAGTCATTCCTGTGAATGATGGTTACAACGTCATCGATCTGAAAGATATTATCTATTGCGAAGCATTTGACAGCTATACCAAAATACAGCTGATCAACAACGTGTCTCACCTGATCTCTAAATCCCTGAAGGAATACGAAGAGATGCTGTCTGACAAGGGCTTCTATCGTGTGCACAAGTCTTTCCTTATCAATATTCACCATATCGTAAAGATCATCAAGGGTCTCGGTACTGCCGTTGTCATGAGCGATCAGAAAAACATTCCTATTTCTTCCCGTAAGAAAGATGAATTCTTCGCACAGCTGAAAGGCGTCATCAATTTATAA
- a CDS encoding rhodanese-like domain-containing protein → MENISAADVKQRIDSGETLNLVDVREPHEHEDFNIGGKLVPLGEIRAMQVDELEDLKDQEVIVYCRSGGRSGQAAMILETMGFQNVKNLTGGMLAWQDQFGK, encoded by the coding sequence ATGGAAAATATAAGCGCAGCAGACGTGAAACAGCGCATTGACAGCGGCGAAACCCTGAACCTTGTAGATGTAAGGGAACCGCATGAACATGAGGATTTCAATATCGGCGGTAAGCTGGTGCCATTAGGCGAGATCCGTGCAATGCAGGTAGATGAACTGGAAGATCTGAAAGACCAGGAAGTAATTGTTTACTGCCGTAGCGGTGGTCGTAGCGGACAGGCAGCAATGATCCTGGAAACAATGGGTTTCCAGAATGTAAAGAACCTGACCGGCGGTATGCTGGCCTGGCAGGACCAGTTCGGTAAATAA
- a CDS encoding trypsin-like peptidase domain-containing protein, producing MKFRQIAATVLISAATAVASIYAYNRFQPRQTGPYQNGSQDIPVNYARYMPGAEVKNATPPTDFSQAAKVAVPGVVHIKTKINPRQVSNNLQRRRSVLQDLFGDDFFGDEFQGEGGGRKYYVPGQMASGSGVLISDDGYIITNNHVVDDADEIAVTLNDYKTYKAKVIGTDPNTDLAVIKIDAKNLPYLLYGNSDDIEIGQWVLAVGYPLNLETTVTAGIVSAKARTIGINKQVRRNAIESFIQTDAAVNQGNSGGALINTSGELIGINSAIASPTGAYAGYSYAIPVNLVKKVVNDLMKYGNVQRAYLGIYYQDPNSIPEERWEEAGIRRDINGVAVTGVVESGSAAAAGIQKGDIITGINGVSTPSIPQMTEQIARYKPGDKISISYLREGKQFTQSTVLKNADGNTEIVKSSVLDALGADLITLNKADAAKVGVRGGVYVDNISSGILKKQTNMKRSFIILKAGGQPVNSIEDLKKILDKEKKVQMEGVYPELNGVYYYNIDLANGQEF from the coding sequence ATGAAATTCCGGCAAATTGCGGCAACTGTTCTTATCAGCGCGGCCACTGCTGTTGCCAGCATCTATGCGTACAACAGGTTCCAACCCCGGCAGACAGGCCCATACCAAAATGGATCCCAGGATATCCCTGTCAATTACGCCCGTTACATGCCAGGGGCTGAAGTGAAAAATGCCACACCTCCAACTGATTTCAGCCAGGCAGCAAAAGTTGCTGTTCCCGGTGTAGTGCACATTAAGACGAAAATTAATCCAAGGCAGGTTAGCAATAACCTCCAGCGAAGAAGAAGCGTTTTACAGGACCTTTTCGGAGATGATTTCTTCGGAGATGAATTCCAGGGTGAAGGTGGCGGCCGTAAATATTACGTCCCAGGTCAGATGGCCTCCGGTTCCGGCGTACTGATCTCTGATGACGGTTATATTATCACTAACAACCACGTGGTAGACGACGCTGATGAAATAGCAGTGACGCTGAATGACTATAAGACTTATAAGGCAAAAGTCATTGGTACTGACCCGAACACCGACCTGGCGGTCATCAAGATAGACGCGAAGAACCTCCCTTATCTGCTGTATGGTAACTCTGATGATATAGAGATCGGACAGTGGGTACTGGCAGTAGGTTATCCGTTAAATCTGGAAACAACAGTGACCGCAGGTATCGTGAGTGCAAAAGCACGTACCATCGGTATCAACAAACAGGTAAGAAGAAATGCGATTGAATCCTTCATCCAGACAGATGCGGCGGTGAACCAGGGAAATAGTGGTGGTGCATTGATCAACACTTCCGGTGAACTGATTGGTATCAACTCTGCGATTGCTTCTCCAACCGGCGCCTACGCAGGTTACTCCTACGCTATTCCGGTGAACCTGGTGAAGAAAGTTGTGAATGACCTGATGAAGTATGGTAACGTACAACGTGCGTATCTGGGCATCTACTACCAGGATCCAAATAGTATCCCTGAAGAAAGATGGGAAGAAGCTGGTATCAGAAGAGACATCAACGGAGTAGCTGTTACAGGTGTGGTTGAATCCGGATCTGCAGCTGCTGCCGGTATCCAGAAAGGTGATATCATCACAGGTATCAATGGCGTATCTACTCCTTCCATCCCACAGATGACCGAGCAGATCGCACGTTATAAACCCGGTGATAAGATCAGCATCAGCTACCTGCGTGAAGGCAAACAGTTTACCCAATCTACAGTATTGAAAAATGCAGACGGTAATACAGAAATTGTGAAGAGCAGCGTACTGGATGCACTGGGTGCAGATCTCATTACACTGAATAAAGCGGATGCAGCGAAAGTAGGCGTACGTGGTGGTGTATATGTAGATAACATCAGTAGCGGTATTCTCAAGAAACAGACGAATATGAAGCGTTCGTTCATCATATTGAAAGCCGGCGGACAGCCAGTGAATTCAATTGAAGATCTGAAGAAGATACTCGATAAAGAGAAGAAAGTCCAGATGGAAGGTGTATACCCGGAACTGAATGGCGTATACTATTACAACATCGATCTGGCCAACGGACAGGAGTTCTAA